In the genome of Lathyrus oleraceus cultivar Zhongwan6 chromosome 4, CAAS_Psat_ZW6_1.0, whole genome shotgun sequence, the window TATTAGGAATTAATATGTTAGTGATTAGTAGATTAATTCATAGTTAgaatcaattaggtaattagaATGTGATTAGGTTTaatcaaaaaaattaattagaTTTCGATCctattttttagaattaattccATTGTTAACCTTGCCATGATTAGTATATTCTCGCCATTAGGTTTTCCTAAATCCATTTTGTTGACTTTATTCATGATTTAATAATATGACTAATTGTAGATTTTACCATGATTAGGTCTTAGGTTAATTTTCCATTTCGATCCGTATATCACATTATAATTGTCATGATCATGTTCATTAGACGAACTTGTGATTTGGATTGCTAATTTTCCATTTGATTAGTGTATTCCCCAATTCATGTTTAGGTAGATTTAAATCCGTATAATTAATATTAACTTTGATTTTCCATTTAATCGTTTCATTTGGTTTGTTATCATATTGAATAAATTGAAAATCCTATTTCAATTTAGGTGATGAATGCCTTGTACGCTTAATTTCATTTGCCATGATCACATGATAGATCTTTGCTTACTTGTCATTGATTAATCCATTGCCATTGGAATTTATTTAGATCTTTGAATATATTTACACTTGTTGTACTATTCTAATTTTACTTGATCTCATAATAACCCCATTTGTTGTTTTGTTTCCACATGTGACTTTGAGATTCAAGCACACTCCTAATTAGTCATGCCTCTAACCCATTCATTTGACTTGTATTGTATAGAGTATCATGTCACTTGTATGTTTTAGGCATGGTACATAGTTTGTAATCTTGTCTAATTTTCTTTCCATTTCCATTTATGTTTTATTACTTACATCCCCCCATCGTGGGTCATATGTACCCCCACCCCATGAAAATGTAATAGCCTAGGTCTATTTCTTTTATTAATTCATCATGCACGCTAAttaaaaagataaaaacaaactataaaaataaagcatttaaaaagaaacaaaaggtaattgattcaacatcaagttgtttttccaaataaaactcacaccattgcaacgcgagtatttgatccaacgtcaagtatctCACATCTgttctgtagcggggtattcgttacctttagatttattgactaaatcaaaagtaaacatacaatccgagtcgccaccgcacttctatttatccaaaggaaaggttagaaagcgaacaaaaatcgagaagttttatcaaatcaaaaattaataaaaatgtcagagatcggggtaagggggttggttatgcaatgggaaggttttaagcacccaaaacatcctaggtactcctagggagcccttttcataatttgttgtaaggtaggttggtatttgtgaaaattatttgtgcaaacatgattgggggggATGAGAGAggaatatacaaattatttacaatttttatgtttgaatggataaacccactgcctacgtaccatcttaaaaaagattaggatcaaaacctcgtagttcggggtaaaaatctcaaaacaagttggtgaattaattggtccaaaagccttaaggtcttttgttatccaagggagaaaactcaatctaaaaccacaaatccaccatgtgaggatagcttcaacatgctagtgaggggttaaccctataataagcatggaagactcattgtccatcactaaggatataggtgagtattatatcaacctcaaggataactcaaacctaatagctatgGTTTATACaaaaagctttggcaagaagtggccattgaaaccacaaaaacatttgaatgagttatatttaccaatgaaaagtatttataaaatatggtcaaagttgacttaagattcaattcaaaataagtgttatgaaaagaaagtttgaaaatcaaaagcataatgcttaggtttctaatttttgaaaacaaatgttaatgtttgcacaaaagtttcggcttgggttagagtggagggaagaagaagaatggctaagtcctaaacatacaaagatgaaggaaaagaaataagaccacaattggagttcccttcttgagatcatagtgatgatccaagtagctcccatcctttggaataagcaagcaaataagcaaatatTCAAGCAAccaatcaatcaagcaaagcccttaggaatcttccaatggctcttgtatctctaactttagatgcacatgacgatggttcttcaatttggctcaagtaggaatccctagcacaagaacacatacatcaaaaagttccacaaaacaaacaaagaatggacaagaatgagtttagagattaggtccttccaattcatcttcaacattaaggccttttcactccattttttgcatagggaatgtcctaaagtctaagtcctttttgtccattttttgcatttggttcgcaacaatcaaaataaaacacaagcacaatagtatatacacaattatatgctcaagtgagcaaaaggcaaattgcattaacataaacatgtgctcaaatgagcaaagggcaaaatcaaatgaataatatgtacaagaatattaaatcgcattaatgtaaagtgcaagaattaaaagttaatggttaatagttagagttagtgtgccataaggcaatttagcgctatgttaagcaatcgtaagtggactaatgtagtagtcacacctatctaaggtcggccaataaaaatataggcaacaaatacaagttagagatcttgattagtaaatcaagctcctacaacttgccatgccaaaagaatatgagaaatgatcttgtattgatttaggttttcatgcttgattaggaagcaacctatccttaatgcaaagccattcactttATCTTtggatcaagatgaattagatttgaatcaaggaaggttaaacctcccattcatcaaggctaaccaccaatctttaacttattgatcaaaaagaaaaaagatgaagaagaagatggataagaatgtacattaattgaacttcaaatgaaataagcaaatTGCATTGACCAAAGacaaatggaatcaaggtcaaacactAGTAAAAaaaagcaaaatgaaacttagaagtcaagaaacaaataaaacATTTTTGGTATTCTTCAAAATTAgaataatacttgaattaaaataaacaattaaatgTCAAACTCCAAATCCATctcaaatcaactttgaaaagtccaaatggatcatcctaatttcaacaaggtcaaaccaagtttgacaaaaaaaattcagcatttttagaaaccaaaaactatttttaatcaattaaaaatgcataaaaaatagcctaattgaactaaaatctcaaataaatctcaaatcaatcaataaattgatgagaatatttttcatagattcatcatcatccaaagaggttaagaaaatatttttgtatttttttgatattgaaaactatttaaaatgaattaaaaataaccagaaaagagaaaattcataaaaaacatcaaatgataaaatagaaaatattaaaaatcatttttagaaactagaaattaaaagagaaataatgcaattggtctcatattttttggaattaaaatgaaagagttatgagtttttgaaataaaatgtaataaaagaaataaaagaaattaaaataaaaaaaacgaaaatgAGAAAATACGTGGTGCGTTGGATCcaggctcattaattgagttggcacATCCAAGGGTCCAGGCATGCGCGCGCACCAAACACTCTGGTCAACTGAGAAACACATGGCCATtaaaaaaaagtcataaaaatGGAAGGACGAGATTAGATCTGAAAATTAGATCCAAGGGCCTAGGTTCATTCTGGCAAatggacggtggtgtacaccaccgtcttctccggcgagaccaGAGATTCCGGCgagagttgcagagaaaaaaacttaaccaaatgaagcgatctatacatcaattgaaagttggggtgatatacatcacccctgtaccatttattttcactctagacctccatgggaagagaaatcagaggtggaaaataatggtgttcaacttgaactcaatggattttcaaaattaaaagcacagttcaattgcctctgatgagaggacttcagcctaaccaataaatgcaagaaacaagcaataatcagtgtgtttcgaagaagaaaagtttgaatatccacctctgaaatgtggatATAGAAAGCACAATTCCTCTTAGctcactacaacaaacaagaccttagacagcggtttttttagccttagacagcgctttaaagcgctgtctaaacctccgctgctaaaggtttagacagcgcttttttaaatcttaaaagcgctgtctaagcccccccccccccccccttagacagcgctttggccaaaagcgctttataagaccctcttattttaaattttttaggtataccttagacagcgcttttgaaaagcgctgtctaagccccacccccttcTATGATCGAGATTAGAGTATGCAAAAAAACATGAGGGGACCAGAGGATAGTTTAGTGGGCATAGACTTTTTGGTGGTGGATTTTGTACCGGACTAGAATACTCGGGCGGAGTTGGCGACCGTCTTTCTCCGAGCTCACGCTCAGAGGGCTGTATATTGTGAACTTTGGACTCGGTCAAAGTTGGCAAACACTTTCGCGGTTGACACTAGTAGATCTACCTCTCTGACTCATGTTTTCCTTAAAAACATACTTGTCAAACAACTTCATTTTACCAAGTATGAGGAATAATCTTTAAAGAAACCATAGGAAAAAGATGATTGCAACAATATAATTTAATTTGATCTCCCATTAGGACAACAGATCCAAATCATACAAGACATAAAAAAACAAGACAGGTCCATATGACACTATACCACAGATTACCGGTAAATGTATAAACTAGGATGATTCTTAATCAACACATATAAATGACATTCATAGCCCACCTCCTTCAAGAGGGGAGAATACGACCTGTCAACCTATAAGGGAAATCAGGGCTCATCTAGCTGGTCCTGCAAGAAGTAAAATATAGCTTAACTCAGATTATGATCAATTTGCCGCAATATCAGGAAGAGAGGTCGATGATTATTAATCAAAATGCTTGGACAAATAAATGTTCCGAAAAGGGTAGGTTCTATATATTAGAGAAATTTTACCTAGACATCAGAAGTCCAAAGGGTGAGGTTGTCTCTCAAAAGTTGCACTATAAGTGTGCTGTCTATGTAGGATTCTTCTCCCAACGTGTCCAGTTCAGCAATTGCTTCCTCAAAAGCCTATCAAAATAGGAAAAGAAAATTGATTCAGTAGGGTAGATTTTAGAATCAATAAGCTAGTATGTTCCTACTGCATACTCAGTACTATTACAAGCCAAACATGAACAGAAAATAAGAGAAAAACACAGAAGGAATAACATATGTCAATATTATTCATGAGCAAACCTTGACTACCACTAACTCTCACCACGAAACAGACAATTTTCAAAAGCTGTTAATTTTTTCCAACAATAATTTTACAATTAAGAAACTGCCAATATCCAAGTATTGGCAATTAGACTGCTATTAAGTTCATTGTTCATCCACATGAGCTAAAACGGGCACAAAAAGGAAAGAACTATGAACTATTTAAAGATCCAGAGTCTAAATCATTGGATGGAAAACATCAAATAGTTTATATTTGAAGTTCTCTAATTCAGACTTCAAAAGAAATCTCGAAATTGAATAGATAGCCGACTAAAATTCTGACAACAGGGAATTTGTTCCCCTATTTTATCGATTCAGTATGGAAGTAAGACATACACATAGACAAACACCCAAGTCAAAAATATTGTAATCAAATTGACTTGAAAATTTCAATAATAAATACATTAAAAATTGAAGAAAGAATCCAGTTATTAGTATCATCACAGATATCACAAACCTGTTTGGCCATGGCACAAGCTTTGTCAGACTGGTTGAGAATTTCATAATAGAAAACCGAGAAATTGAGAGCCAAACCCAATCTTATAGGATGAGTAGATGGAAGATCAGCAGCAACAATATCCTTCAAGACAAAACATAAAAcaattaattaataaattaatctTCCAAACAGtaaaaaattaacaaaaaaaaacacAAACCTGTGCAGCCTTGTAAGACAACATAGTATCCTCAGCCGCAAATTTTCTCTCATCCCCAATCTTAAACTCAGCCAAATACCTATGATAATCCCCTTTCATCTTATAATAAAAAACCTTAGACTCACTCGAAGAACCCGAAGGTATAAGATTCGAGTCCAAGAGCTCGAGAATACTGGCACAAACATTGGACAACTCCGATTCAACTTTAGATCTATAATCCTTAACAAGCACAACATGGTCGTCATTCTTTCTACCTTCTTCCTTCTGCTCAATCGACGAAACGATTCTCCACGCCGCACATAGCGACCCTATCACGTTCTTGTAAGCGACGGATATTAGGTTTAATCGCaagagggaaaacaaaaagaactgagaacgaaaatagaagtctgaaatttaattttaattagaccttagacagcgcttttgtggaaagcgctttctaagatatgccttagacagcgctttccaaaagcgctttctaaacccccaccttagacagcgcttttggttttaattttttttttaattgaaagactttaaacagcgctttctcaaaagcgctgactaaggtctatatttaaaagcgctttctaaaagcgctgtctaagggggggtcttagacagcgctttctaaaagcgctgtctaagacccccccttagacagcgctttcattatttttttagaacattttccgtgttttatttttattttaaccttagacagcgctttcttttaaaagcgttgtctaagatgcgctgttaaaaaacctttttggcgtagtggcTATTGACTGCAGTGTGAtctagagatgaagatgaagtAAGGCCAAGGAATTTTGAGTATgataatcaaccaatgaagttgaaaatcagatctgaaattttgaaatgaaagagtGAATTCCTTAGGTATGGCTATGGAGGGAGTtttgcagcataacaggcgcgTTCAGGTTGTTGAATTATGAAGCCTagcactcttatttatagcaatTAGCCGAGGTAAGCATGAGCATtgtgtgtgcatgaatgaagagggcctccatgcatgggcctgtacaggcgcatgaagGGCCCAAATCTTATTGCAAATGAGTGCTGATATCAGACTAagttgaaatggacgtgcagaatTGATGCAATTGGCTTGTGCACACATATTTGACatggtttctaaaaatgcaccaaaactttctcctcttcgaaaatacccTTTCCAATAATAAAACATGGCCTTttgggtaatggttggaaagctcttgacataaggatcatttgttatgttggacaaaacttcAATCGGAAatgggaaattagtgaaaattggtcataaagttcaatatgcaaaacatgtgtatgtgaaaatttccaaagtgggccaacttcaagcccttctgtttcaatgatgcaagctccaaatgacaaaaccttcaacataaaagttttagacattttcaatacaatcaatttagactcaaatgttgcatcatttggagtttgtatgagaaagttatgggcatttgaagttggactttttcatatttcaatgcctttggtccaaagtgacctataatgttttgcattatcacatgtatttattcTAGGATTAcgaaaatttgttcaacataacaaattaagTATAAATCTTTAAgtttccaatgcatttgatcccacctcaaaatcataaataatgaatgatttatggccttgggaagttaacccaaaattagggtttcagtcaaaatgacctataatgttttgaaatggatgatgaccttccaaggTTAAActcaatttttgatgaacatgaaagttgttcatatggttcttaagaacattttgtctcttggggtcatctccatttgacaaacacattaaaagttaggtttcaatgtacttcaaaatagtcagatgaattgactgatcaactttcTCAAGTCCAagcctcaaatcttgatgaattgatgattgaggacactcaaataagctcaaatatgcattaaatgatgaattaaagaacttcccttgattttatttgatcatgtTTTGAGGTTGCgtcatgagcaaggcacagttgatgcatagatgaattagggtttccttgggaaacaatcctcaagccttttggtttgctttgatcaaattgacaaatttagatacttgggaggcatatatgatgaatgagagctttgtgaaccattttcatgcttgctttccaCCTTCACCTGGCCATTCTTTTAGCATAGGGACCATCTAGGAGCTTtagatcttatgattgctcaagctataaaacaaaagatgttagtgacatatttttgtgcttttggttagtaaacaaaatatgaaaagccataatatacaattcaagcatgcttggtggtctaaaaccaactcacataagttcccaccctagggttaaggagccaagatgctatgatccttaaggcaaatgcaatgcaatgatatgatgccatgagggatcttagggtcaaaattagggtcttacagatgcccctatttaaggtcattctagtcggagatatgaaggttgaaatcttcttctcgacgaggtagaatgggcttaaataataacaaagagacgaattttggtccctaagagacctcatgatgcaaatgtatgtatgcaaaaggtaatactctatggagatatatgtccacaaaggaaaagaaatcaggagaaactgaaaatccatatgagtaatatgctcataaatgggacagagactctggggactctaatGGGAAGCAAAGGGGAAAAATGCGTAAGCAGGTCACGACCTAAAACTTGCCGAGAGACACGAAtagattccatgaaaataaatcaatggaaagactcgagctgacgcaaagatgcatgtattggggaatatgccgattgtcataccccaaaatttgcccgttaatattacaaggcatttttaaggcactccaacttatttttcaaggcattgatcttaaaagaacaaagacccagcacacagatggcaaaatccagaaaatggcctaaactagcttgctcgctaggcgagcaactccttcgcctagcgaacccttcgctacgccactcgcctagcgaagcttgcgaataccagaaaattctgggcttcattctgagcccattaggtcacaaaaagagcattataaataccacaacttcagtcagaaaaagggagaaCAGAAAACGGAGGAGAAAGGAAAACACtcacagacagcaaaccctggaggctaacccagagaattcagagcaaccctaaaggaaaccc includes:
- the LOC127137322 gene encoding 14-3-3-like protein B translates to MFQSGGFIHTVQDEEATAIVEEDAEEDYGNFVIPRGFFLFSLLRLNLISVAYKNVIGSLCAAWRIVSSIEQKEEGRKNDDHVVLVKDYRSKVESELSNVCASILELLDSNLIPSGSSSESKVFYYKMKGDYHRYLAEFKIGDERKFAAEDTMLSYKAAQDIVAADLPSTHPIRLGLALNFSVFYYEILNQSDKACAMAKQAFEEAIAELDTLGEESYIDSTLIVQLLRDNLTLWTSDV